From the Halorhodospira halophila genome, one window contains:
- a CDS encoding MFS transporter, giving the protein MPIAQLLITIYCTVLAFSAIHAPQPLLPTLQAAFSVSEPKASLLLTATLLPLAIAPIAYGFVLQRVSSRQMLVVASGLLAVTQLAVAMAPSFEILLGLRLVQGLLIPAILTALMTYLAASAAPGRTTRVMAGYVAATVLGGFLGRAIAGAVTTAASWEAAFLLFGVAQLLCTALLLRLDADPQAGFGRLDRRAVGQILRQPRALRVYGAIFCAFFVFLSLLTFLPFRLVELETGLSDLGIALMYTGYLMGVVTALSALRVADRIGGVVNTMLLGIAIFAASLAMFLGPWLVVIFAGMFVFCAGMFLLHALAPGYLNQEVEGETGVVNGLYIAFYYAGGAVGSWLPGYLYHGLGWEAYVASLAAMLGLAGYWIWGLRDRGAGPARTG; this is encoded by the coding sequence ATGCCCATTGCCCAGCTGCTGATCACCATCTACTGCACGGTCCTCGCCTTCTCGGCTATCCACGCCCCGCAGCCGCTGCTGCCGACGCTCCAGGCCGCTTTCTCGGTGAGCGAGCCGAAGGCCTCGCTGCTGCTCACCGCCACGCTGCTGCCGTTGGCCATTGCGCCCATCGCCTACGGCTTCGTGCTCCAGCGCGTATCGTCGCGACAGATGCTGGTGGTGGCCTCGGGGCTGCTGGCCGTGACCCAGCTGGCGGTGGCCATGGCGCCAAGCTTTGAGATCCTCCTCGGGCTGCGCCTGGTTCAGGGCCTGCTGATCCCGGCCATCCTCACCGCGCTGATGACCTACCTGGCCGCCAGCGCCGCCCCGGGGCGGACCACGCGGGTGATGGCCGGCTACGTGGCGGCCACGGTGCTGGGCGGCTTCCTGGGTCGGGCCATCGCCGGCGCGGTGACCACCGCCGCGAGCTGGGAGGCCGCCTTCCTGCTCTTCGGCGTGGCGCAGCTGCTGTGCACCGCCCTGCTGCTGCGTCTGGACGCCGATCCGCAGGCTGGCTTCGGCCGCCTGGACCGCCGCGCCGTCGGCCAGATTCTGCGTCAGCCCCGGGCGCTGCGGGTCTACGGCGCCATCTTCTGTGCCTTCTTCGTCTTCCTATCGCTGCTCACCTTCCTACCCTTCCGCCTGGTGGAGCTCGAGACCGGGCTCAGCGATCTGGGCATCGCGCTGATGTACACGGGCTACCTCATGGGGGTGGTCACGGCACTCAGCGCCCTGCGCGTGGCCGATCGCATCGGCGGCGTGGTCAACACCATGCTGCTGGGCATCGCCATCTTCGCCGCCTCGCTGGCGATGTTCCTCGGACCGTGGCTGGTGGTGATCTTCGCGGGGATGTTCGTCTTCTGCGCCGGGATGTTCCTGCTTCACGCCCTGGCACCGGGGTACCTCAACCAGGAGGTGGAGGGCGAGACCGGCGTGGTCAACGGCCTCTACATCGCCTTCTACTACGCCGGCGGCGCGGTGGGCTCGTGGCTGCCGGGCTACCTCTACCACGGCCTGGGCTGGGAGGCCTACGTGGCCTCCCTGGCCGCCATGCTCGGCCTGGCCGGGTACTGGATCTGGGGGCTGCGCGACCGCGGCGCGGGCCCCGCGCGAACGGGCTAG